Proteins encoded within one genomic window of Amorphoplanes friuliensis DSM 7358:
- a CDS encoding AraC family transcriptional regulator, whose protein sequence is MAEPPVESSHAMLYFSDGSLAYAGHYLHEGQHPVHTHSFVEVAVMIGGAGVHHSLAGRQQLEVGDVVLLRPGVWHGYEECERLDLYNCCFSTELLQRELAWTRADPLLGYLLWTGPYSDQRRGILTARLSPEVLAEAVDHLDALDRLRFSPISRHRGDIIGRLSLFLSCLARAVVDGVEAGSGQTHPAVVDAMRMMEARPAHQWTLTELAEALHLAPGYLVRLFKSATGLPPMAYLSRHRVEVAAARLLHTDDTISRIGESVGWPDQNYFARRFRAHYGLSASAYRSRFTHNSVRLRSWDAAPQRG, encoded by the coding sequence ATGGCCGAACCGCCCGTCGAGAGCTCGCACGCGATGCTCTACTTCTCCGACGGTTCGCTGGCCTACGCCGGGCACTATCTGCACGAGGGTCAGCACCCCGTGCACACCCACAGCTTCGTCGAGGTGGCTGTGATGATCGGCGGCGCCGGTGTCCATCACAGCCTGGCCGGCCGCCAGCAGCTCGAGGTCGGCGACGTCGTCCTGCTGCGCCCCGGTGTGTGGCACGGCTACGAGGAGTGCGAACGCCTCGACCTCTACAACTGCTGCTTCTCCACCGAGCTCCTCCAGCGCGAGCTCGCCTGGACCCGCGCCGACCCGCTCCTCGGCTACCTGCTCTGGACCGGCCCCTACTCCGACCAGCGGCGCGGCATCCTCACCGCCCGCCTCTCCCCGGAGGTCCTGGCCGAGGCCGTCGACCACCTCGACGCGCTCGACCGCCTGCGGTTCAGCCCCATCAGCAGGCACCGCGGCGACATCATCGGCCGTCTCTCGCTCTTCCTCAGCTGCCTCGCCCGCGCGGTTGTCGACGGTGTGGAGGCGGGCTCCGGACAGACCCACCCCGCGGTTGTCGACGCCATGCGGATGATGGAGGCCCGTCCGGCCCACCAGTGGACGCTGACCGAGCTGGCCGAGGCTCTGCACCTCGCTCCCGGCTACCTGGTCCGGCTGTTCAAGTCGGCGACCGGGTTACCCCCGATGGCGTACCTGTCCCGCCACCGCGTCGAGGTCGCGGCGGCCCGGCTGCTGCACACCGACGACACCATCAGCCGCATCGGCGAATCGGTGGGCTGGCCCGACCAGAACTACTTCGCGCGCCGCTTCCGCGCGCACTACGGCCTGAGCGCCTCGGCCTACCGGTCGCGTTTCACCCACAACTCGGTCCGCCTGCGCAGCTGGGATGCCGCCCCGCAACGCGGCTGA
- a CDS encoding 2'-5' RNA ligase family protein, which yields MSTDDAPPRYRVGQTALLALVSEAEPLVGHWRHRFDSSASAGVPAHVTVLFPFLDIDRVTAAVVDELATLIGARSPFAVRFEECRRFPDVLYLAPAPDQPFRALTEEMAERWPEAPPYEGQFTEVVPHLTVAHGRPPEVFDEVEADLTGRLPLTATISSVSLLVSDGSRWRQHREFPLLG from the coding sequence ATGTCCACCGATGATGCACCACCACGCTACCGAGTGGGTCAGACCGCCTTGCTGGCCCTCGTCAGTGAGGCCGAGCCGCTGGTCGGGCACTGGCGCCACCGCTTCGACTCGTCGGCTTCGGCAGGGGTCCCGGCGCACGTCACGGTGCTCTTCCCGTTCCTGGACATCGACCGCGTCACCGCAGCGGTGGTGGACGAGCTGGCGACCCTGATCGGCGCCCGCTCGCCTTTTGCGGTCCGGTTCGAGGAGTGCCGGCGCTTTCCCGACGTGCTCTACCTCGCCCCGGCGCCGGACCAGCCGTTCCGCGCTCTGACCGAGGAGATGGCGGAGCGCTGGCCCGAGGCGCCGCCCTACGAGGGGCAGTTCACCGAGGTCGTCCCGCACCTGACCGTCGCTCACGGCCGGCCGCCCGAGGTCTTCGACGAGGTGGAGGCCGACCTGACAGGCCGGCTGCCCCTCACCGCGACGATCTCGTCCGTCAGCCTGCTCGTCAGCGACGGGTCCCGCTGGCGCCAGCACCGGGAGTTCCCGCTGCTCGGCTGA
- a CDS encoding GNAT family N-acetyltransferase: MSAEVGLRDVELPDLEVFLDYEHDEEAAELAHFPPRERDRFMTHWKTRVLGVPENLVQTVTVGGETAGNILAWWDADRRFLGYWFGRRFWGQGIGTRALGLFLELEQTRPLHADPAARNIGSVRVLEKHGFQRTETLDYDGTEHILLTLT, from the coding sequence ATGAGTGCAGAGGTAGGACTGCGGGACGTCGAATTACCGGACCTGGAAGTGTTCCTGGACTACGAGCACGACGAGGAGGCCGCCGAGCTGGCGCACTTCCCGCCCCGCGAGCGCGACCGGTTCATGACGCACTGGAAGACCCGCGTCCTGGGCGTCCCGGAAAACCTGGTGCAGACGGTCACCGTCGGCGGCGAGACCGCCGGCAACATCCTGGCCTGGTGGGACGCCGACCGGCGTTTCCTCGGCTACTGGTTCGGCCGCCGGTTCTGGGGGCAGGGCATCGGCACCCGGGCGCTCGGCCTCTTCCTCGAGCTGGAGCAGACCCGCCCGCTCCACGCCGACCCGGCCGCCCGCAACATCGGCTCGGTGCGCGTGCTCGAGAAGCACGGTTTCCAGCGGACCGAAACCCTGGACTACGACGGCACCGAGCACATCCTGCTGACGCTCACCTAG
- a CDS encoding 2-hydroxyacid dehydrogenase has translation MGNSRLTVSLPSASLAEALEDVEAEVLRWDMSGPAPRPEIDLVVVPYIPGSEHLRWLDGVTTRLVQAQYLGYDGVAENLPPGHVYANARGVHETSTAELALALLLASQRGIGAFVRAAGVRTPEPTWYPSLADRRVLVLGQGGVGRAIEERLTPFEVEIVRVARTAREGVHGLAELPQLLPSVEAVVVAVPLTDKSVHLVGAEFLARLPDGAVVVNVARGRVADTAAILREARTGRLRFALDVTDPEPLPVDHELFTLPNVLISPHAGGMSTAMLPRVARLVRRQIELLSAGAEPVNVVLRR, from the coding sequence ATGGGTAACAGCCGCCTGACGGTGAGCCTTCCGAGTGCGTCCCTCGCCGAAGCCCTCGAGGACGTGGAAGCGGAGGTGCTCCGGTGGGACATGAGCGGCCCCGCGCCCCGGCCTGAGATCGACCTCGTGGTGGTCCCCTACATCCCCGGGTCGGAACACCTGCGGTGGCTCGACGGGGTGACGACCCGGCTGGTCCAGGCTCAGTACCTCGGCTACGACGGTGTCGCGGAGAACCTGCCGCCGGGCCACGTCTACGCGAACGCCCGGGGTGTGCACGAGACGTCCACCGCGGAGCTGGCGTTGGCCCTGCTGCTGGCGTCGCAGCGGGGGATCGGTGCCTTCGTCCGCGCCGCGGGAGTTCGCACACCCGAACCCACCTGGTACCCCAGCCTGGCGGACCGGCGGGTGCTCGTGCTCGGCCAGGGTGGTGTGGGCCGGGCGATCGAGGAGCGGCTCACCCCGTTCGAGGTGGAGATCGTGCGGGTGGCCCGGACGGCGCGGGAGGGTGTCCACGGCCTCGCCGAGCTGCCGCAGCTGTTGCCCTCCGTCGAGGCTGTCGTGGTCGCGGTGCCGCTCACCGACAAGTCCGTGCACCTGGTCGGCGCGGAGTTCCTGGCCCGGCTGCCGGACGGTGCCGTGGTCGTCAACGTCGCCCGGGGCCGGGTGGCGGACACCGCGGCGATCCTGCGCGAGGCCCGCACCGGGCGGCTGCGGTTTGCGCTCGACGTCACGGATCCGGAGCCGCTGCCGGTGGACCACGAGCTCTTCACCCTGCCGAACGTGCTGATCAGCCCGCACGCCGGTGGGATGTCCACCGCGATGCTGCCGCGCGTGGCCCGGCTCGTGCGCCGCCAGATCGAGCTGCTGAGTGCCGGGGCCGAGCCGGTCAACGTCGTGCTGCGACGGTGA
- a CDS encoding carbohydrate-binding module family 20 domain-containing protein — translation MRTRQVVAAATTTVLAAALLAVGVVRQGDQAEASTASPGPKDVIVHLFEWPWASVANECTTTLGPKGFGGVQVSPPQEHVVLPGSGYPWWQDYQPVSYQLKTRRGDRAAFASMVQTCHTAGVKIYVDAVVNHMAGGTSTGTGSGGSAYSHYAYPAVPYGTDDFHHCGRNGNDDIANYGDRWEVQNCELVDLSDLKTESSYVRGKLTAYLNDLVGLGVDGFRVDAAKHMPAADMAAFIDPVNGDPYVFSEVIEGGSGEPTPEEYQGIGDVTEFRYGDVVGGAFQNGSLSNLNNLASSMRLASGDAVAFVDNHDTQRNGKAKLTYKNGSSYALAEAFMIAWPYGVPQVMSSFTFSNNDAGPPAASNGTTNAVTCGSGWECEHRWRTTANMVGLRNAAAGAGVTNWWTNGSNQIAFGRGSTGYAAFNRSGSALTRTFQTSLPAGTYCDVMAGDFSGGSCTGPAYAVNSSGQVTATVAANSALALHVNARGSGSTTPPPASGCSTTFSANVTTTWGQNVFVTGNTAALGNWNPAAAVPLSSATYPVWTATVSLPGNTAVQYKYLKKEGSTVVWESDPNRTRTTGASSPCTATWNDTWR, via the coding sequence ATGCGTACCCGTCAGGTTGTCGCCGCCGCGACGACCACCGTCCTCGCCGCGGCGCTGCTGGCCGTCGGCGTCGTCCGCCAGGGCGACCAGGCCGAGGCGTCCACCGCCTCGCCGGGCCCCAAGGACGTCATCGTCCACCTCTTCGAGTGGCCCTGGGCGTCGGTCGCGAACGAATGCACGACCACGCTGGGCCCCAAGGGGTTCGGCGGCGTGCAGGTCTCCCCGCCCCAGGAACACGTGGTGCTGCCCGGCAGCGGGTACCCCTGGTGGCAGGACTATCAGCCGGTCAGTTACCAGCTCAAGACACGTCGGGGTGACCGGGCGGCCTTCGCGAGCATGGTCCAGACGTGCCACACCGCGGGCGTGAAGATCTACGTGGACGCGGTGGTCAACCACATGGCCGGCGGTACGTCCACGGGCACCGGCAGCGGCGGGTCGGCCTACAGCCACTACGCCTATCCGGCCGTGCCCTACGGCACCGACGACTTCCACCACTGCGGACGCAACGGCAACGACGACATCGCGAACTACGGCGACCGGTGGGAGGTCCAGAACTGCGAGCTCGTCGACCTGTCGGACCTCAAGACCGAGTCCTCGTACGTGCGGGGCAAGCTCACCGCGTACCTGAACGATCTGGTCGGTCTGGGTGTCGACGGCTTCCGGGTGGACGCGGCCAAGCACATGCCGGCCGCGGACATGGCGGCCTTCATCGACCCGGTGAACGGTGACCCGTACGTCTTCTCCGAGGTCATCGAGGGCGGCTCCGGCGAGCCGACACCCGAGGAGTACCAGGGCATCGGCGACGTCACGGAGTTCCGCTACGGCGACGTCGTGGGCGGGGCGTTCCAGAACGGCAGCCTGTCCAACCTCAACAACCTCGCGAGCTCGATGCGCCTCGCGAGCGGTGACGCGGTGGCCTTCGTGGACAACCACGACACCCAGCGCAACGGCAAGGCCAAACTCACCTACAAGAACGGTTCCTCGTACGCCCTCGCGGAGGCGTTCATGATCGCCTGGCCGTACGGTGTGCCGCAGGTGATGTCGAGCTTCACCTTCAGCAACAACGACGCCGGTCCGCCCGCCGCGAGCAACGGCACGACCAACGCCGTGACGTGCGGCAGCGGCTGGGAGTGCGAGCACCGCTGGCGCACGACCGCGAACATGGTCGGGCTGCGCAACGCCGCCGCCGGCGCGGGTGTCACCAACTGGTGGACGAACGGTTCCAACCAGATCGCCTTCGGCCGGGGCAGCACCGGGTACGCCGCGTTCAACCGGTCCGGCTCGGCGCTGACCCGCACGTTCCAGACGTCGCTGCCCGCCGGCACCTACTGCGACGTCATGGCCGGCGACTTCTCGGGCGGATCGTGCACGGGTCCCGCGTACGCGGTGAACAGCAGCGGTCAGGTGACCGCGACCGTCGCGGCGAACTCGGCCCTGGCCCTGCACGTGAACGCCCGCGGCTCCGGTTCGACCACGCCGCCGCCCGCCTCGGGCTGCTCCACCACCTTCTCGGCGAACGTCACCACCACGTGGGGCCAGAACGTCTTCGTCACCGGAAACACGGCGGCGCTCGGCAATTGGAACCCGGCCGCCGCGGTGCCGCTCTCGTCGGCGACCTACCCGGTGTGGACGGCGACGGTGTCACTGCCCGGGAACACCGCGGTGCAGTACAAGTACCTGAAGAAGGAAGGCTCGACCGTCGTCTGGGAGAGCGACCCGAACCGCACCAGGACGACCGGTGCCTCGTCGCCGTGCACGGCGACCTGGAACGACACCTGGCGCTGA
- a CDS encoding LacI family DNA-binding transcriptional regulator has product MRARLSDIARQADVSEATVSRVLNDRPGVSADTRQAVLTALDVLGYERPERLRKRSAGLVGLIVPELENPIFPAFAQTIESALSQSGYTPVLCTQTPGGVTEDEYVEMLLDRQVSGIVFVSGLHADTTADHERYQRLINRPLPIVMINGYAEGLDVPFISCDDRLAGELAVSHLVALGHTRIGFVSGPDRFLNVQRKLDGYRAAMRRELDVSDRDLDEFIALTLFGVEGGEVAANQLLARGVTGIVCGSDLMALGAIRAARRRGLSVPRDVSVVGFDDSPLIAFTDPPLTTLRQPVAAMGNAAIRQLVDEINGHGAPRSEYVYAPELVVRGSTAINKAGRTAESVNAPAA; this is encoded by the coding sequence ATGCGCGCACGACTGTCCGACATCGCGCGCCAGGCCGACGTCAGTGAGGCGACCGTGTCGCGGGTCCTCAACGACCGGCCCGGCGTGTCCGCCGACACCCGTCAGGCAGTGCTGACGGCTCTGGACGTCCTCGGTTACGAACGCCCGGAGCGGCTGCGCAAACGCAGCGCCGGGCTGGTCGGGCTGATCGTGCCGGAGCTGGAGAACCCGATCTTCCCCGCGTTCGCCCAGACGATCGAGTCCGCGCTGTCGCAGAGCGGCTACACCCCGGTGCTGTGCACGCAGACGCCCGGCGGTGTCACCGAGGACGAGTACGTCGAGATGCTGCTCGACCGCCAGGTCTCCGGCATCGTCTTCGTCTCGGGTCTGCACGCGGACACCACCGCCGATCACGAGCGCTACCAGCGCCTGATCAACCGCCCGCTGCCGATCGTCATGATCAACGGGTACGCGGAGGGACTCGACGTCCCCTTCATCTCGTGCGACGACCGGCTGGCCGGCGAGCTGGCCGTGTCGCACCTGGTGGCCCTCGGGCACACCCGCATCGGCTTCGTGTCCGGCCCGGACCGCTTCCTGAACGTCCAGCGCAAGCTCGACGGTTACCGCGCGGCCATGCGCCGCGAGCTGGACGTGAGCGACCGCGACCTGGACGAGTTCATCGCCCTGACACTGTTCGGCGTGGAGGGCGGCGAGGTCGCGGCCAACCAGCTGCTGGCCCGCGGGGTCACCGGGATCGTCTGCGGCTCGGACCTGATGGCGCTCGGCGCGATCCGGGCGGCCCGCCGGCGCGGGCTCAGTGTCCCGCGTGACGTCTCGGTGGTGGGCTTCGACGACTCCCCGCTGATCGCCTTCACCGACCCGCCGTTGACCACGCTGCGCCAGCCGGTCGCGGCCATGGGCAACGCCGCGATCCGGCAGCTCGTCGACGAGATCAACGGCCACGGCGCGCCGCGCTCCGAGTACGTCTACGCCCCCGAGCTGGTCGTTCGTGGCTCGACAGCCATCAACAAGGCCGGGCGTACCGCGGAGAGTGTGAACGCCCCCGCCGCCTGA
- a CDS encoding sugar ABC transporter substrate-binding protein, which yields MRIRTPGVVLAVAALALTAGCSSGGDDPQNSTSATPAGATGKLVIWGDDKRAAALKPFADKFGQENGVTVEVQAISKDQQTTFVTASQQGSGPDVMVGAHDWIGNLVQNGAIDPVQLTAEQQQGLAPNALKAVTFNGQVYGVPYATENLALIRNTKLAPEAPATIEDLVKNGKKLKADKKASEILCLQVGQNGDAYHAYPLFTSAGGYLFGTDASGAYDKNDLGVGKPESIAAFAKIRALGEKGDGALKRSITVENSIATFTSGKCAYLVSGPWAVTDAKKAKIAYDISPVPGFAGGKPAQPFLGVQSFYVAAKGKNKALAQEFVTNYVTTPELAVALYQAEPRPPVLTAAFDQVKGTDPDLAKFVDAGKNAVPLPAIPEMATVWDPFGKAESAVIGGADPKAALTAAAKTISGQIKQ from the coding sequence ATGCGCATCCGCACCCCGGGTGTTGTCCTTGCCGTTGCTGCTCTCGCACTCACCGCGGGTTGCAGCAGCGGGGGCGACGACCCTCAGAACTCCACCTCCGCCACCCCCGCAGGCGCCACCGGCAAGCTGGTGATCTGGGGCGACGACAAGCGCGCGGCGGCCCTCAAGCCTTTCGCGGACAAGTTCGGCCAGGAGAACGGCGTCACCGTCGAGGTGCAGGCCATCTCCAAGGACCAGCAGACGACCTTCGTCACCGCCTCCCAGCAGGGCAGCGGACCCGACGTGATGGTCGGCGCGCACGACTGGATCGGCAACCTCGTGCAGAACGGCGCGATCGACCCGGTGCAGCTCACCGCCGAGCAGCAGCAGGGCCTCGCCCCCAACGCGCTGAAGGCTGTCACGTTCAACGGTCAGGTCTACGGCGTCCCGTACGCGACCGAGAACCTCGCGCTCATCCGTAATACCAAGCTGGCCCCCGAGGCTCCGGCGACCATCGAGGATTTGGTCAAGAACGGGAAGAAGCTCAAGGCGGACAAGAAGGCCAGTGAGATCCTGTGCCTCCAGGTCGGACAGAACGGCGACGCGTACCACGCGTACCCGCTGTTCACCTCGGCCGGCGGCTACCTGTTCGGCACCGATGCGTCCGGTGCGTACGACAAGAACGACCTCGGCGTCGGCAAACCCGAGTCCATCGCGGCGTTCGCCAAGATCCGGGCGCTGGGGGAGAAGGGCGACGGCGCGCTGAAGCGGTCGATCACGGTGGAGAACTCGATCGCCACCTTCACGTCGGGCAAGTGCGCGTACCTGGTGTCGGGGCCGTGGGCGGTCACCGACGCCAAGAAGGCCAAGATCGCGTACGACATCTCGCCGGTGCCGGGCTTCGCCGGCGGCAAGCCCGCGCAGCCGTTCCTCGGTGTGCAGTCGTTCTACGTCGCGGCCAAGGGCAAGAACAAGGCGCTTGCGCAGGAGTTCGTCACCAACTACGTGACCACGCCGGAGCTGGCCGTCGCCCTGTACCAGGCCGAGCCGCGCCCGCCGGTGCTCACCGCCGCCTTCGACCAGGTCAAAGGCACCGACCCGGACCTCGCCAAGTTCGTCGACGCCGGCAAGAACGCCGTCCCGCTGCCCGCGATCCCCGAGATGGCGACCGTCTGGGACCCCTTCGGCAAGGCCGAGTCCGCCGTCATCGGCGGCGCCGACCCCAAGGCCGCGCTGACCGCCGCGGCCAAGACGATCTCGGGCCAGATCAAACAATGA
- a CDS encoding ABC transporter permease subunit, translating into MTALLERETASDPAQQPGRGGLTGPLLKVALLGLVAGLAVWAAFPLVAERAWPGLAVLAVATAGLFYLYLTPRHVPLKYLVPGTLFLIVFQLFPVLYTAATAFTNFSDGHRGDKQDAVVAIQTASVTRVPGSAEYALTVATTGDPATGPLTFLVTDPGTRTVSAGTAAGLEQLPSGGVSVNAAGRVTAAEGYTVLNGGQASARSREITDLAVPTAGGAIRSQGLSRAYEGKAGRAYDAGCDCIRDTTSGKTWTADEEAGAFVAADGERLAQGWRVGVGLSNFGRLVTDSAVSGPFARTLVWNLFFAVASTGGTFVLGLACALALHSPRMRGRGIYRMLLVLPYAMPSFAMLLVWRDMFNTDFGLINNLFGLDVDWFGGAASARIAVILVQLWLGYPYMFLVATGALQAIPPELSEASRLDGASPWQSLERVTLPLLMVALTPLLISSFAFNFNNFNAIYLTTDGAPFPVDNPANGATDLLITYTYRLAFGGSGAQYGFAAAVSVFIFVIVAVISAVSFRRTRRQEEVYA; encoded by the coding sequence ATGACCGCTCTGCTCGAACGGGAGACCGCCTCGGATCCGGCGCAGCAGCCGGGCCGGGGTGGCCTCACCGGCCCCCTGCTCAAGGTCGCCCTGCTGGGGCTGGTCGCCGGTCTCGCCGTGTGGGCGGCGTTCCCCCTGGTCGCCGAGCGCGCCTGGCCCGGTCTGGCGGTGCTGGCCGTGGCCACCGCCGGACTGTTCTACCTCTACCTGACACCCCGGCATGTGCCGCTCAAGTACCTCGTCCCCGGGACGCTCTTCCTGATCGTGTTCCAGCTCTTCCCCGTGCTGTACACGGCGGCGACGGCCTTCACGAACTTCAGCGACGGCCACCGGGGTGACAAGCAGGACGCCGTCGTGGCCATCCAGACCGCGTCGGTCACCCGGGTGCCCGGCTCCGCCGAGTACGCCCTGACCGTCGCCACCACCGGTGATCCCGCGACCGGGCCGCTCACGTTCCTGGTCACCGACCCGGGTACGCGGACGGTCTCGGCCGGCACCGCCGCCGGTCTGGAGCAGCTCCCGTCCGGCGGTGTCTCCGTGAACGCCGCCGGACGGGTCACCGCCGCCGAGGGCTACACGGTCCTCAACGGCGGCCAGGCGAGCGCGCGCAGCCGCGAGATCACCGATCTGGCGGTGCCGACCGCCGGTGGTGCGATCCGGTCGCAGGGCCTGTCCCGGGCGTACGAGGGCAAGGCCGGCCGGGCCTACGACGCGGGTTGTGACTGCATCCGCGACACGACCAGCGGCAAGACCTGGACCGCCGACGAGGAGGCAGGCGCGTTCGTGGCCGCGGACGGGGAACGGCTGGCGCAGGGCTGGCGGGTCGGCGTCGGGCTGAGCAACTTCGGCCGCCTCGTCACCGATTCGGCGGTGTCCGGCCCGTTCGCCCGTACGCTCGTCTGGAACTTGTTCTTCGCCGTCGCCTCCACGGGCGGAACCTTCGTGCTCGGGCTCGCGTGTGCGCTGGCCCTGCACTCGCCCCGGATGCGCGGCCGCGGGATCTACCGGATGCTGCTCGTCCTGCCCTACGCGATGCCGTCGTTCGCGATGCTGCTCGTCTGGCGGGACATGTTCAACACGGACTTCGGGCTGATCAACAACCTGTTCGGGCTGGACGTGGACTGGTTCGGCGGCGCCGCGTCGGCCCGGATCGCGGTCATCCTGGTGCAGCTGTGGCTGGGGTATCCGTACATGTTCCTGGTCGCCACGGGCGCGCTGCAGGCCATCCCGCCGGAGCTGTCCGAGGCGTCCCGGCTCGACGGGGCGTCGCCGTGGCAGTCGCTCGAGCGGGTCACGCTGCCGCTGCTCATGGTGGCGCTGACCCCGCTGCTGATCTCGTCGTTCGCGTTCAACTTCAACAACTTCAACGCGATCTACCTGACCACGGACGGCGCGCCCTTCCCGGTCGACAACCCGGCGAACGGCGCGACGGACCTGCTGATCACGTACACGTACCGGCTGGCGTTCGGCGGTTCCGGGGCGCAGTACGGCTTCGCCGCCGCCGTGTCGGTGTTCATCTTCGTGATTGTCGCGGTGATCTCCGCCGTCAGCTTCCGCCGTACGCGCCGACAGGAAGAGGTCTACGCATGA
- a CDS encoding sugar ABC transporter permease — protein sequence MSKWLTRVGWRHGVAVLAVVFSLFPIVFVLSAALNPLGTLSSTTAVPTGASADNFGNLLADTGFARWFGNSVLIAGVSAAVSVFLSALAAYTFSRMRFRGRRVGLLALLLIQMFPQFLAIVAIFLMFSTITDLWPAIGFNRAWGLILLYLGGALGVNTWLMKGFFDTVPRELDESATMDGASHAQTFFRILLPLVAPILAVTGLLAFIGTINEFLIANVFLTDTGAKTLSVGMYGLVAGERNNNFGMFCAGTLLTAIPTVLVFQFLQRYIVNGLTAGAVKG from the coding sequence ATGAGCAAGTGGCTGACGCGGGTCGGCTGGCGGCACGGCGTCGCGGTGCTCGCTGTGGTGTTCTCGCTCTTCCCGATCGTCTTTGTGCTGTCGGCGGCGCTGAACCCGCTCGGGACACTGTCGTCGACCACCGCCGTGCCGACCGGCGCGTCGGCGGACAACTTCGGCAACCTGCTGGCCGACACCGGGTTCGCCCGCTGGTTCGGCAACTCGGTGCTCATCGCCGGGGTGTCCGCCGCAGTGTCGGTGTTCCTGTCGGCGCTGGCGGCGTACACGTTCAGCCGAATGCGTTTCCGTGGCCGCCGGGTCGGTCTGCTGGCCCTGCTGCTCATCCAGATGTTCCCGCAGTTCCTGGCCATCGTGGCGATCTTCCTGATGTTCTCCACGATCACCGACCTGTGGCCGGCCATCGGCTTCAACCGGGCCTGGGGTCTGATCCTGCTCTACCTCGGCGGGGCCCTGGGCGTGAACACCTGGCTGATGAAGGGCTTCTTCGACACGGTTCCGCGGGAGCTCGACGAGTCGGCCACTATGGACGGTGCGTCGCACGCGCAGACGTTCTTCCGGATCCTGCTGCCGCTGGTGGCACCGATCCTGGCGGTCACCGGCCTGCTGGCCTTCATCGGCACGATCAACGAGTTCCTGATCGCCAACGTGTTCCTCACCGACACCGGCGCCAAGACCCTCTCCGTCGGCATGTACGGCCTGGTGGCGGGGGAGCGCAACAACAACTTCGGGATGTTCTGCGCGGGCACGCTGCTGACCGCGATCCCGACGGTGCTGGTGTTCCAGTTCCTGCAGCGCTACATCGTCAACGGCCTGACCGCCGGTGCGGTGAAGGGTTAG
- a CDS encoding NAD(P)-dependent alcohol dehydrogenase, translated as MKAITYHEYGPPDVLSWADRERPVPRAGEVLMRVEAASLNQADLFMMRGTPRLGRLAFGLRRPRRPVLGRAAAGTVVETGPGVSELQAGDEVFGELDQGAFAEYAVAPVRRLTRKPATVTFEQAATLPVAATTALQGVRLTGAGPGSRLLVNGASGGVGTFAVQLAKAAGAHVTGVCSTRNAELVRSIGADRVVDYTREDVTHGEERFDAVFDLVNSHPLAVMRRILTPAGTYVGSSGNGGPVLGPMPRVLAAAVLSPFVRQRLRSLVATADTADAAEVAALVAAGTVTPVIEATRPLREAVDAIRQLERAHARGKVVLTP; from the coding sequence ATGAAGGCGATCACCTACCACGAGTACGGCCCGCCGGACGTGTTGAGCTGGGCCGACCGGGAACGGCCGGTGCCGCGCGCCGGCGAGGTGCTGATGCGGGTCGAAGCGGCCTCGCTCAATCAGGCCGATCTGTTCATGATGCGCGGCACGCCCCGGCTCGGACGGCTCGCCTTCGGATTGCGGCGCCCTCGCCGGCCGGTCCTCGGGCGTGCCGCCGCCGGGACCGTGGTCGAGACCGGGCCGGGTGTGAGCGAGCTGCAGGCCGGGGACGAGGTGTTCGGCGAGCTCGATCAGGGCGCCTTCGCCGAGTACGCCGTCGCGCCGGTCCGGCGGTTGACCCGCAAGCCCGCCACCGTCACGTTCGAGCAGGCGGCGACGCTGCCGGTGGCCGCCACCACCGCACTGCAAGGTGTCCGGCTCACCGGTGCCGGCCCCGGCAGCAGGCTGCTGGTCAACGGCGCCTCGGGCGGGGTGGGCACCTTCGCCGTCCAGCTGGCGAAGGCGGCGGGTGCGCACGTCACCGGTGTGTGCAGCACCCGTAATGCCGAGCTGGTGCGTTCGATCGGCGCCGACCGGGTCGTGGACTACACGCGGGAGGACGTCACCCACGGCGAGGAACGCTTCGATGCGGTCTTCGACCTGGTCAACAGCCATCCGCTGGCGGTGATGCGCCGGATCCTGACGCCGGCGGGCACCTACGTCGGGTCGAGCGGGAACGGCGGGCCGGTGCTCGGCCCGATGCCCCGGGTGCTCGCCGCCGCCGTGCTGAGCCCGTTCGTCCGGCAGCGGCTGCGCAGCCTCGTCGCGACTGCGGACACCGCGGACGCCGCCGAGGTGGCTGCCCTGGTCGCAGCGGGCACGGTCACGCCGGTGATCGAGGCGACCCGTCCCCTGCGCGAGGCCGTGGACGCGATCCGGCAGCTGGAACGCGCCCACGCCCGCGGCAAGGTGGTGCTGACTCCCTAA